A region from the Gossypium hirsutum isolate 1008001.06 chromosome A08, Gossypium_hirsutum_v2.1, whole genome shotgun sequence genome encodes:
- the LOC107943090 gene encoding uncharacterized protein: MERLLDQRLNPIEDRLFQVETNGQRERAPEGVRPRRERPNQNRGRRRVQDDEANNLNDLESEQESNASDRVGNTDNEIEDVKMMISRTLNCLFHHRFKVKLAAIEFLDYAMIWWEQLTTSQRRNGERPLSTWIEMKAMMRQRFIPAYYHRELHQKLQNLTQGSKSVEDYYKEMEIAMIRADVQEDPEATMARFLAGLNRDIANVVELQHYIEVVDMVHMAIKVERQLKRKGPSRGFPTSNLSKWSQGSSKGPSNPRGKETTVPLKTNKPIAEVNKGKAPESSYNRNRDIKCFKCLRRGHIASQCPNRRTMVLRADGEIETEDEEEKESESASEVEEDVEQPMEGELLVVKRSLSLQGTENNLQRENIFHTRCQVGGKVCSIIIDGGSCTNRASTMMVERLGLPTTKHPSPYKLQRLNDGGELKVTKQVLVSFNIGKYSDEVLCDVVPMHTGHLLLGRPWQFDRRVQHDGYTNRYTFKFMGKNVTLAPLTPKQVYEDQIKLKASDGTWRMCVDCRAVNKITIKYRHPIPRLDDMLDELSGAKVFSKIDLKSGYHQIQMREGDEWKKTFKTKHGLYEWLVMPFGLTNAPSTFMRLMNHVLRPFIGFVVSADGLEVDQEKIKAIRDWPRPMSVTQVRSFHGLASFYRRFVSKFSTIAAPLTSVIKKNSSFIWNDEQEKSFIKIKDCLTNAPLLALPDFSKTFEIECDASGLGIGAVLTQDERPVAYFSEKLNGAVLNYPVYDKEMYTLIRALETWQHYLWPKEFVIHSDHEALKHIKGQHKLNRRHAKWVEYLGSFSYVIKYKKVKIISWLMRFQEDLLPLPTDQFVHVDAKKKADFVKDLHSKVRANIEARTESYLRNANKGRKRVVFEPGEWVWIHMLKEHFPTQRKSKLLPRGDGPFQVLERINENSYKIDLPGDYNRGNDEIAPHGSASSSEDSMVLPQGPVTRARAKNFKESITAFVAQLWIETPLGRSEKADSSSLNSP, translated from the exons ATGGAGCGACTCCTAGATCAAAGGCTCAATCCCATCGAAGACCGTTTGTTCCAAGTTGAAACGAATGGCCAACGTGAAAGAGCACCCGAGGGGGTTAGACCAAGACGGGAGAGGCCAAATCAGAATCGGGGAAGACGAAGGGTCCAAGACGATGAAGCAAATAACCTTAATGATCTTGAAAGTGAACAAGAGTCTAATGCTAGTGATCGAGTAGGCAACACCGACAACGAGATCGAAGACGTGAAGATGATGATCTCAAGAACATTAAACTGTCTATTTCACCACCGTTTCAAG GTGAAACTAGCAGCAATAGAGTTTTTGGACTACGCCATGATTTGGTGGGAACAACTAACCACTAGTCAGAGGCGTAACGGTGAACGTCCTCTCTCTACATGGATCGAAATGAAGGCGATGATGAGGCAACGATTTATCCCTGCGTACTACCACCGGGAGTTGCaccaaaaactccaaaatctcaCGCAAGGGTCCAAAAGTGTCGAGGattactacaaagagatggaaaTCGCGATGATTCGAGCGGATGTCCAAGAAGATCCCGAAGCAACGATGGCGCGATTCCTAGCTGGTCTAAATCGAGATATAGCAAACGTAGTGGAATTACAACACTACATTGAAGTggttgatatggtccatatggccatcaaGGTGGAAAGGCAACTCAAGAGAAAAGGCCCAAGTCGAGGGTTTCCCACTTCCAACCTTTCAAAGTGGAGCCAAGGATCAAGTAAAGGACCATCCAATCCTCGAGGGAAGGAGACCACGGTACCTCTAAAAACCAACAAGCCCATCGCCGAAGTAAACAAAGGCAAGGCACCCGAATCGTCATACAATCGAAATCgggatattaagtgttttaagtgtctCAGAAGAGGCCACATAgcaagccaatgcccaaatcgaaGGACCATGGTATTACGAGCCGATGGCGAGATCGAAACAGAGGATGAGGAGGAGAAAGAATCTGAATCGGCTTCCGAAGTTGAGGAGGACGTGGAACAACCCATGGAAGGAGAACTACTTGTTGTAAAACGAAGTCTAAGTCTCCAAGGCACTGAGAATAATCTCCAACGAGAGAATATCTTCCACACTCGGTGCCAAGTCGGAGGCAAAGTCTGTAGCATCATTATCGACGGAGGCAGCTGTACCAATAGAGCAAGTACCATGATGGTTGAAAGACTTGGTTTGCCTACTACCAAGCATCCGAGCCCCTACAAACTTCAACGGCTCAATGACGGAGGAGAGCTTAAGGTAACGAAACAAGTACTTGTCTCTTTTAACATCGGCAAGTATTCGGATGAAGTTCTTTGTGACGTTGTACCGATGCATACGGGGCATTTGTTACTTGGCCGACCGTGGCAATTTGATAGACGAGTTCAACACGACGGGTATACCAACCGGTATACATTCAAATTCATGGGAAAGAATGTGACGTTGGCGCCGTTGACTCCCAAACAAGTGTATGAAGACCAAATCAAGCTAAAAGCTTCT GACGGAACATGGCGCATGTGCGTGGATTGCCGAGCCGTTAACAAGATAACAATCAAATACCGTCATCCCATTCCTCGCTTAGATGACATGTTAGATGAGCTTAGTGGGGCCAAAGTGTTCTCAAAAATCGATTTGAAGAGTGGCTACCACCAAATTCAGATGCGAGAAGGAGACGAATGGAAAAAAACATTCAAGACCAAGCACGGACTATACGAAtggttggttatgccttttggcctTACCAACGCTCCAAGTACGTTCATGAGACTAATGAACCATGTCTTAAGGCCTTTCATCG GATTTGTGGTTAGCGCGGATGGTCTCGAGGTAgaccaagagaagattaaggCCATACGAGATTGGCCAAGGCCTATGAGCGTTACGCAAGTTCGAAGTttccatggcctagcaagtttttaccgacGATTCGTTTCGAAATTTAGCACTATTGCTGCTCCACTTACGAgtgttattaagaaaaattcttcttttatttggaacGATGAACAAGAGAAATcatttataaaaatcaaagattGTCTCACTAACGCTCCTTTGCTTGCCCTTCCAGATTTCTCGAAGACTTTTGAGATTGAGTGCGATGCTTCGGGCCTTGGAATCGGGGCCGTGTTGACACAAGACGAACGTCCTGTGGCTTACTTTAGTGAAAAACTCAATGGAGCCGTACTCAACTATCCGGTGTATGATAAAGAGATGTACACGCTCATACGAGCCCTTGAGACATGGCAACATTACTTGTGGCCTAAGGAATTCGTTATTCACTCCGATCACGAAGCCTTGAAGCACATCAAAGGCCAACATAAGTTGAACCGACGCCACGCGAAGTGGGTTGAATACCTTGGGTCGTTTTCGTATGTCATCAAATATAAGAAAGTAAAGATAATATCATGGCTGATGCGCTTTCAAGAAG ATCTATTGCCTTTACCTACTGATCAGTTTGTCCATGTAGATGCgaagaaaaaggcagattttgtcAAGGATTTACATAGCAAGGTGCGGGCTAATATCGAGGCTAGGACTGAGTCCTATCTGCGTAATGCGAACAAAGGCCGAAAACGAGTAGTTTTTGAACCCGGAGAATGGGTTTGGATTCATATGCTCAAGGAGCATTTTCCGACCCAACGGAAATCTAAGCTACTGCCTCGCGGAGACGGTCCTTTTCAAGTTTTAGAGCGAATAaatgaaaattcttataaaattGACTTGCCAGGAGATTATAAT AGGGGGAATGATGAGATCGCACCCCATGGTTCAGCTAGTTCGAGCGAGGATTCTATGGTGCTACCACAAGGTCCTGTTACTCGAGCTCGAGCCAAGAATTTTAAGGAGTCCATCACAGCTTTTGTAGCTCAACTTTGGATTGAAACGCCATTAGGACGCTCCGAGAAAGCTGATTCCAGTTCCTTGAACTCACCATGA